The Anolis carolinensis isolate JA03-04 chromosome 1, rAnoCar3.1.pri, whole genome shotgun sequence genome window below encodes:
- the fign gene encoding fidgetin isoform X2, translating to MISSTSVYATLEEIYLLQSGLWGSERGLKMQWTPEHAQWPEQHFDITSTTRSPAHKVEAYRGHLQRTYQYAWANDDISALTASNLLKKYAEKYSGILEGPPERPILSNYSEPPSGLVNGRKSESEPWQPSLNSESVYPMNCVPDVITASKAGVSAALPPADVSASIGSSPGVASNLTEPSYSSSTCGSHTVPSLHSGLPSQEYATGYNGSYLHTSYSGQSAPALPSPHPSPLHSSGLLQPPPPPPPPPALVPGYNGTSNLSSYSYSSASYPPQSAVGPGYSPGGAPPPSAYLPSGIPAPTPLPPTTVPGYTYQSHGLTPIPPSALTNSSASSLKRKAFYMAGQGEMDSTYGNYSYGQQRSTQSPMYRMPDNSISNANRGNGFDRSAEPSSLAFKPTKQIMASEQQRKFSQSSRALTPPSYSTTKNSLGSRASEPFGKYSSPVMNEHNDEHRQLLPHPMQGSGLRAATSSNHSVDEQLKNTDAHLIDLVTNEIINQGPPVDWNDIAGLDLVKAVIKEEVLWPVLRSDAFNGLTALPRSILLFGPRGTGKTLMGRCIASQLGATFFKISGSGLVTKWLGEGEKIVHASFLVARCRQPSVIFVSDIDVLLSSQVNEEHSPVCRMRTEFLMQLDTVLTSAEDQIVVICATSKPEEIDESLRRYFMKRLLIPLPDSTARHQIIVQLLSQHNYCLNDKEVALLVQRTEGFSGLDVAHLCQEAVVGPLHAMPATDLSAIMPSQLRPVTYQDFENAFCKIQPSISQKELDTYVEWNKMFGCSQ from the coding sequence GCTTGAAGATGCAGTGGACGCCAGAGCATGCCCAGTGGCCAGAGCAGCACTTTGATATCACCTCCACGACCCGATCTCCTGCCCACAAGGTAGAAGCTTACCGCGGACACCTGCAGCGCACCTACCAGTATGCTTGGGCTAATGATGACATCTCTGCTCTTACTGCTTCAAATCTACTCAAAAAATACGCAGAAAAGTATTCTGGTATCTTGGAAGGGCCACCTGAACGGCCCATTCTGAGTAACTATTCAGAGCCTCCATCAGGACTGGTGAATGGTCGCAAGAGTGAGAGTGAACCTTGGCAGCCTTCTTTGAACTCTGAAAGTGTTTATCCTATGAACTGTGTCCCAGATGTTATTACTGCCAGCAAAGCTGGAGTAAGTGCTGCCCTCCCTCCAGCGGATGTTTCTGCCAGCATAGGGAGTTCACCTGGGGTGGCCAGTAACCTGACAGAACCTAGCTATTCTAGTAGTACATGTGGAAGTCACACTGTACCTAGTTTGCATTCAGGGCTCCCATCTCAGGAATATGCTACTGGATACAATGGATCTTACTTGCATACAAGTTACAGCGGCCAGTCAGCACCTGCACTTCCTTCACCTCATCCATCCCCTTTGCATAGCTCTGGGCTTTTACAACCGCCCCCACCTCCGCCACCCCCACCAGCCCTAGTGCCAGGCTACAATGGCACATCTAACCTTTCCAGTTATAGTTACTCTTCCGCAAGCTATCCCCCTCAAAGTGCTGTTGGGCCTGGGTACAGTCCTGGTGGCGCACCTCCTCCTTCAGCCTATCTGCCTTCAGGAATCCCTGCTCCAACACCTCTCCCCCCTACCACAGTACCTGGTTACACCTACCAGAGTCACGGCTTAACACCTATCCCACCCTCCGCCCTGACAAACAGTTCAGCAAGTTCACTCAAAAGGAAAGCTTTCTATATGGCAGGACAAGGAGAAATGGACTCCACTTATGGAAATTACAGCTATGGCCAACAGAGATCTACACAAAGTCCCATGTACAGAATGCCTGACAACAGCATTTCAAATGCAAACCGAGGAAACGGCTTTGACAGAAGTGCTGAACCATCGTCCTTAGCATTTAAGCCAACGAAACAGATAATGGCATCTGAACAGCAAAGGAAATTCAGCCAGTCCAGTAGGGCTCTGACACCCCCTTCTTACAGTACTACTAAAAATTCACTTGGGTCGAGAGCAAGTGAACCATTTGGGAAATACAGCTCCCCTGTAATGAATGAACATAATGATGAACATAGGCAGCTCCTTCCTCACCCAATGCAAGGCTCGGGACTTCGTGCAGCTACCTCATCTAACCACTCTGTGGATGAACAACTGAAGAATACTGATGCACACCTCATTGACCTTGTAACCAATGAGATTATCAACCAAGGACCTCCCGTAGACTGGAACGATATTGCTGGCCTAGATTTGGTAAAGGCTGTCATTAAAGAGGAGGTTTTATGGCCAGTATTGAGGTCAGATGCATTCAATGGGCTGACTGCTCTACCTCGGAGCATCCTTTTGTTTGGACCTCGGGGAACAGGCAAAACATTAATGGGCAGGTGTATAGCCAGCCAGCTGGGAGCCACTTTTTTCAAAATCTCTGGCTCTGGTCTTGTCACAAAGTGGTTAGGGGAAGGAGAGAAAATAGTTCATGCCTCTTTCCTTGTGGCAAGGTGTCGCCAGCCCTCAGTGATTTTTGTTAGTGACATTGATGTGCTACTTTCATCCCAAGTGAATGAAGAACATAGTCCAGTATGTCGGATGAGAACCGAGTTCCTTATGCAGCTGGACACTGTGCTCACTTCTGCTGAGGACCAAATAGTAGTAATTTGTGCCACCAGTAAACCGGAAGAAATAGATGAATCTCTTCGAAGGTACTTCATGAAACGACTTTTaatcccacttcctgacagcacAGCAAGGCACCAGATAATAGTACAACTGCTCTCACAGCACAATTACTGTCTCAATGACAAGGAGGTTGCACTGCTTGTCCAGCGTACGGAAGGCTTTTCTGGACTAGACGTTGCTCATTTGTGTCAGGAAGCGGTCGTTGGCCCACTCCACGCCATGCCAGCCACAGACCTTTCAGCCATTATGCCCAGCCAGTTGAGGCCCGTTACATATCAAGACTTTGAAAATGCTTTCTGCAAGATACAGCCTAGCATATCTCAAAAGGAGTTGGATACATATGTTGAATGGAACAAAATGTTTGGTTGCAGTCAGTGa
- the fign gene encoding fidgetin isoform X4: protein MISSTSVYGLKMQWTPEHAQWPEQHFDITSTTRSPAHKVEAYRGHLQRTYQYAWANDDISALTASNLLKKYAEKYSGILEGPPERPILSNYSEPPSGLVNGRKSESEPWQPSLNSESVYPMNCVPDVITASKAGVSAALPPADVSASIGSSPGVASNLTEPSYSSSTCGSHTVPSLHSGLPSQEYATGYNGSYLHTSYSGQSAPALPSPHPSPLHSSGLLQPPPPPPPPPALVPGYNGTSNLSSYSYSSASYPPQSAVGPGYSPGGAPPPSAYLPSGIPAPTPLPPTTVPGYTYQSHGLTPIPPSALTNSSASSLKRKAFYMAGQGEMDSTYGNYSYGQQRSTQSPMYRMPDNSISNANRGNGFDRSAEPSSLAFKPTKQIMASEQQRKFSQSSRALTPPSYSTTKNSLGSRASEPFGKYSSPVMNEHNDEHRQLLPHPMQGSGLRAATSSNHSVDEQLKNTDAHLIDLVTNEIINQGPPVDWNDIAGLDLVKAVIKEEVLWPVLRSDAFNGLTALPRSILLFGPRGTGKTLMGRCIASQLGATFFKISGSGLVTKWLGEGEKIVHASFLVARCRQPSVIFVSDIDVLLSSQVNEEHSPVCRMRTEFLMQLDTVLTSAEDQIVVICATSKPEEIDESLRRYFMKRLLIPLPDSTARHQIIVQLLSQHNYCLNDKEVALLVQRTEGFSGLDVAHLCQEAVVGPLHAMPATDLSAIMPSQLRPVTYQDFENAFCKIQPSISQKELDTYVEWNKMFGCSQ from the coding sequence GCTTGAAGATGCAGTGGACGCCAGAGCATGCCCAGTGGCCAGAGCAGCACTTTGATATCACCTCCACGACCCGATCTCCTGCCCACAAGGTAGAAGCTTACCGCGGACACCTGCAGCGCACCTACCAGTATGCTTGGGCTAATGATGACATCTCTGCTCTTACTGCTTCAAATCTACTCAAAAAATACGCAGAAAAGTATTCTGGTATCTTGGAAGGGCCACCTGAACGGCCCATTCTGAGTAACTATTCAGAGCCTCCATCAGGACTGGTGAATGGTCGCAAGAGTGAGAGTGAACCTTGGCAGCCTTCTTTGAACTCTGAAAGTGTTTATCCTATGAACTGTGTCCCAGATGTTATTACTGCCAGCAAAGCTGGAGTAAGTGCTGCCCTCCCTCCAGCGGATGTTTCTGCCAGCATAGGGAGTTCACCTGGGGTGGCCAGTAACCTGACAGAACCTAGCTATTCTAGTAGTACATGTGGAAGTCACACTGTACCTAGTTTGCATTCAGGGCTCCCATCTCAGGAATATGCTACTGGATACAATGGATCTTACTTGCATACAAGTTACAGCGGCCAGTCAGCACCTGCACTTCCTTCACCTCATCCATCCCCTTTGCATAGCTCTGGGCTTTTACAACCGCCCCCACCTCCGCCACCCCCACCAGCCCTAGTGCCAGGCTACAATGGCACATCTAACCTTTCCAGTTATAGTTACTCTTCCGCAAGCTATCCCCCTCAAAGTGCTGTTGGGCCTGGGTACAGTCCTGGTGGCGCACCTCCTCCTTCAGCCTATCTGCCTTCAGGAATCCCTGCTCCAACACCTCTCCCCCCTACCACAGTACCTGGTTACACCTACCAGAGTCACGGCTTAACACCTATCCCACCCTCCGCCCTGACAAACAGTTCAGCAAGTTCACTCAAAAGGAAAGCTTTCTATATGGCAGGACAAGGAGAAATGGACTCCACTTATGGAAATTACAGCTATGGCCAACAGAGATCTACACAAAGTCCCATGTACAGAATGCCTGACAACAGCATTTCAAATGCAAACCGAGGAAACGGCTTTGACAGAAGTGCTGAACCATCGTCCTTAGCATTTAAGCCAACGAAACAGATAATGGCATCTGAACAGCAAAGGAAATTCAGCCAGTCCAGTAGGGCTCTGACACCCCCTTCTTACAGTACTACTAAAAATTCACTTGGGTCGAGAGCAAGTGAACCATTTGGGAAATACAGCTCCCCTGTAATGAATGAACATAATGATGAACATAGGCAGCTCCTTCCTCACCCAATGCAAGGCTCGGGACTTCGTGCAGCTACCTCATCTAACCACTCTGTGGATGAACAACTGAAGAATACTGATGCACACCTCATTGACCTTGTAACCAATGAGATTATCAACCAAGGACCTCCCGTAGACTGGAACGATATTGCTGGCCTAGATTTGGTAAAGGCTGTCATTAAAGAGGAGGTTTTATGGCCAGTATTGAGGTCAGATGCATTCAATGGGCTGACTGCTCTACCTCGGAGCATCCTTTTGTTTGGACCTCGGGGAACAGGCAAAACATTAATGGGCAGGTGTATAGCCAGCCAGCTGGGAGCCACTTTTTTCAAAATCTCTGGCTCTGGTCTTGTCACAAAGTGGTTAGGGGAAGGAGAGAAAATAGTTCATGCCTCTTTCCTTGTGGCAAGGTGTCGCCAGCCCTCAGTGATTTTTGTTAGTGACATTGATGTGCTACTTTCATCCCAAGTGAATGAAGAACATAGTCCAGTATGTCGGATGAGAACCGAGTTCCTTATGCAGCTGGACACTGTGCTCACTTCTGCTGAGGACCAAATAGTAGTAATTTGTGCCACCAGTAAACCGGAAGAAATAGATGAATCTCTTCGAAGGTACTTCATGAAACGACTTTTaatcccacttcctgacagcacAGCAAGGCACCAGATAATAGTACAACTGCTCTCACAGCACAATTACTGTCTCAATGACAAGGAGGTTGCACTGCTTGTCCAGCGTACGGAAGGCTTTTCTGGACTAGACGTTGCTCATTTGTGTCAGGAAGCGGTCGTTGGCCCACTCCACGCCATGCCAGCCACAGACCTTTCAGCCATTATGCCCAGCCAGTTGAGGCCCGTTACATATCAAGACTTTGAAAATGCTTTCTGCAAGATACAGCCTAGCATATCTCAAAAGGAGTTGGATACATATGTTGAATGGAACAAAATGTTTGGTTGCAGTCAGTGa
- the fign gene encoding fidgetin isoform X1 produces MADFQHEISITNIFHSTLEEIYLLQSGLWGSERGLKMQWTPEHAQWPEQHFDITSTTRSPAHKVEAYRGHLQRTYQYAWANDDISALTASNLLKKYAEKYSGILEGPPERPILSNYSEPPSGLVNGRKSESEPWQPSLNSESVYPMNCVPDVITASKAGVSAALPPADVSASIGSSPGVASNLTEPSYSSSTCGSHTVPSLHSGLPSQEYATGYNGSYLHTSYSGQSAPALPSPHPSPLHSSGLLQPPPPPPPPPALVPGYNGTSNLSSYSYSSASYPPQSAVGPGYSPGGAPPPSAYLPSGIPAPTPLPPTTVPGYTYQSHGLTPIPPSALTNSSASSLKRKAFYMAGQGEMDSTYGNYSYGQQRSTQSPMYRMPDNSISNANRGNGFDRSAEPSSLAFKPTKQIMASEQQRKFSQSSRALTPPSYSTTKNSLGSRASEPFGKYSSPVMNEHNDEHRQLLPHPMQGSGLRAATSSNHSVDEQLKNTDAHLIDLVTNEIINQGPPVDWNDIAGLDLVKAVIKEEVLWPVLRSDAFNGLTALPRSILLFGPRGTGKTLMGRCIASQLGATFFKISGSGLVTKWLGEGEKIVHASFLVARCRQPSVIFVSDIDVLLSSQVNEEHSPVCRMRTEFLMQLDTVLTSAEDQIVVICATSKPEEIDESLRRYFMKRLLIPLPDSTARHQIIVQLLSQHNYCLNDKEVALLVQRTEGFSGLDVAHLCQEAVVGPLHAMPATDLSAIMPSQLRPVTYQDFENAFCKIQPSISQKELDTYVEWNKMFGCSQ; encoded by the coding sequence GCTTGAAGATGCAGTGGACGCCAGAGCATGCCCAGTGGCCAGAGCAGCACTTTGATATCACCTCCACGACCCGATCTCCTGCCCACAAGGTAGAAGCTTACCGCGGACACCTGCAGCGCACCTACCAGTATGCTTGGGCTAATGATGACATCTCTGCTCTTACTGCTTCAAATCTACTCAAAAAATACGCAGAAAAGTATTCTGGTATCTTGGAAGGGCCACCTGAACGGCCCATTCTGAGTAACTATTCAGAGCCTCCATCAGGACTGGTGAATGGTCGCAAGAGTGAGAGTGAACCTTGGCAGCCTTCTTTGAACTCTGAAAGTGTTTATCCTATGAACTGTGTCCCAGATGTTATTACTGCCAGCAAAGCTGGAGTAAGTGCTGCCCTCCCTCCAGCGGATGTTTCTGCCAGCATAGGGAGTTCACCTGGGGTGGCCAGTAACCTGACAGAACCTAGCTATTCTAGTAGTACATGTGGAAGTCACACTGTACCTAGTTTGCATTCAGGGCTCCCATCTCAGGAATATGCTACTGGATACAATGGATCTTACTTGCATACAAGTTACAGCGGCCAGTCAGCACCTGCACTTCCTTCACCTCATCCATCCCCTTTGCATAGCTCTGGGCTTTTACAACCGCCCCCACCTCCGCCACCCCCACCAGCCCTAGTGCCAGGCTACAATGGCACATCTAACCTTTCCAGTTATAGTTACTCTTCCGCAAGCTATCCCCCTCAAAGTGCTGTTGGGCCTGGGTACAGTCCTGGTGGCGCACCTCCTCCTTCAGCCTATCTGCCTTCAGGAATCCCTGCTCCAACACCTCTCCCCCCTACCACAGTACCTGGTTACACCTACCAGAGTCACGGCTTAACACCTATCCCACCCTCCGCCCTGACAAACAGTTCAGCAAGTTCACTCAAAAGGAAAGCTTTCTATATGGCAGGACAAGGAGAAATGGACTCCACTTATGGAAATTACAGCTATGGCCAACAGAGATCTACACAAAGTCCCATGTACAGAATGCCTGACAACAGCATTTCAAATGCAAACCGAGGAAACGGCTTTGACAGAAGTGCTGAACCATCGTCCTTAGCATTTAAGCCAACGAAACAGATAATGGCATCTGAACAGCAAAGGAAATTCAGCCAGTCCAGTAGGGCTCTGACACCCCCTTCTTACAGTACTACTAAAAATTCACTTGGGTCGAGAGCAAGTGAACCATTTGGGAAATACAGCTCCCCTGTAATGAATGAACATAATGATGAACATAGGCAGCTCCTTCCTCACCCAATGCAAGGCTCGGGACTTCGTGCAGCTACCTCATCTAACCACTCTGTGGATGAACAACTGAAGAATACTGATGCACACCTCATTGACCTTGTAACCAATGAGATTATCAACCAAGGACCTCCCGTAGACTGGAACGATATTGCTGGCCTAGATTTGGTAAAGGCTGTCATTAAAGAGGAGGTTTTATGGCCAGTATTGAGGTCAGATGCATTCAATGGGCTGACTGCTCTACCTCGGAGCATCCTTTTGTTTGGACCTCGGGGAACAGGCAAAACATTAATGGGCAGGTGTATAGCCAGCCAGCTGGGAGCCACTTTTTTCAAAATCTCTGGCTCTGGTCTTGTCACAAAGTGGTTAGGGGAAGGAGAGAAAATAGTTCATGCCTCTTTCCTTGTGGCAAGGTGTCGCCAGCCCTCAGTGATTTTTGTTAGTGACATTGATGTGCTACTTTCATCCCAAGTGAATGAAGAACATAGTCCAGTATGTCGGATGAGAACCGAGTTCCTTATGCAGCTGGACACTGTGCTCACTTCTGCTGAGGACCAAATAGTAGTAATTTGTGCCACCAGTAAACCGGAAGAAATAGATGAATCTCTTCGAAGGTACTTCATGAAACGACTTTTaatcccacttcctgacagcacAGCAAGGCACCAGATAATAGTACAACTGCTCTCACAGCACAATTACTGTCTCAATGACAAGGAGGTTGCACTGCTTGTCCAGCGTACGGAAGGCTTTTCTGGACTAGACGTTGCTCATTTGTGTCAGGAAGCGGTCGTTGGCCCACTCCACGCCATGCCAGCCACAGACCTTTCAGCCATTATGCCCAGCCAGTTGAGGCCCGTTACATATCAAGACTTTGAAAATGCTTTCTGCAAGATACAGCCTAGCATATCTCAAAAGGAGTTGGATACATATGTTGAATGGAACAAAATGTTTGGTTGCAGTCAGTGa
- the fign gene encoding fidgetin isoform X3 — protein sequence MADFQHEISITNIFHCLKMQWTPEHAQWPEQHFDITSTTRSPAHKVEAYRGHLQRTYQYAWANDDISALTASNLLKKYAEKYSGILEGPPERPILSNYSEPPSGLVNGRKSESEPWQPSLNSESVYPMNCVPDVITASKAGVSAALPPADVSASIGSSPGVASNLTEPSYSSSTCGSHTVPSLHSGLPSQEYATGYNGSYLHTSYSGQSAPALPSPHPSPLHSSGLLQPPPPPPPPPALVPGYNGTSNLSSYSYSSASYPPQSAVGPGYSPGGAPPPSAYLPSGIPAPTPLPPTTVPGYTYQSHGLTPIPPSALTNSSASSLKRKAFYMAGQGEMDSTYGNYSYGQQRSTQSPMYRMPDNSISNANRGNGFDRSAEPSSLAFKPTKQIMASEQQRKFSQSSRALTPPSYSTTKNSLGSRASEPFGKYSSPVMNEHNDEHRQLLPHPMQGSGLRAATSSNHSVDEQLKNTDAHLIDLVTNEIINQGPPVDWNDIAGLDLVKAVIKEEVLWPVLRSDAFNGLTALPRSILLFGPRGTGKTLMGRCIASQLGATFFKISGSGLVTKWLGEGEKIVHASFLVARCRQPSVIFVSDIDVLLSSQVNEEHSPVCRMRTEFLMQLDTVLTSAEDQIVVICATSKPEEIDESLRRYFMKRLLIPLPDSTARHQIIVQLLSQHNYCLNDKEVALLVQRTEGFSGLDVAHLCQEAVVGPLHAMPATDLSAIMPSQLRPVTYQDFENAFCKIQPSISQKELDTYVEWNKMFGCSQ from the coding sequence GCTTGAAGATGCAGTGGACGCCAGAGCATGCCCAGTGGCCAGAGCAGCACTTTGATATCACCTCCACGACCCGATCTCCTGCCCACAAGGTAGAAGCTTACCGCGGACACCTGCAGCGCACCTACCAGTATGCTTGGGCTAATGATGACATCTCTGCTCTTACTGCTTCAAATCTACTCAAAAAATACGCAGAAAAGTATTCTGGTATCTTGGAAGGGCCACCTGAACGGCCCATTCTGAGTAACTATTCAGAGCCTCCATCAGGACTGGTGAATGGTCGCAAGAGTGAGAGTGAACCTTGGCAGCCTTCTTTGAACTCTGAAAGTGTTTATCCTATGAACTGTGTCCCAGATGTTATTACTGCCAGCAAAGCTGGAGTAAGTGCTGCCCTCCCTCCAGCGGATGTTTCTGCCAGCATAGGGAGTTCACCTGGGGTGGCCAGTAACCTGACAGAACCTAGCTATTCTAGTAGTACATGTGGAAGTCACACTGTACCTAGTTTGCATTCAGGGCTCCCATCTCAGGAATATGCTACTGGATACAATGGATCTTACTTGCATACAAGTTACAGCGGCCAGTCAGCACCTGCACTTCCTTCACCTCATCCATCCCCTTTGCATAGCTCTGGGCTTTTACAACCGCCCCCACCTCCGCCACCCCCACCAGCCCTAGTGCCAGGCTACAATGGCACATCTAACCTTTCCAGTTATAGTTACTCTTCCGCAAGCTATCCCCCTCAAAGTGCTGTTGGGCCTGGGTACAGTCCTGGTGGCGCACCTCCTCCTTCAGCCTATCTGCCTTCAGGAATCCCTGCTCCAACACCTCTCCCCCCTACCACAGTACCTGGTTACACCTACCAGAGTCACGGCTTAACACCTATCCCACCCTCCGCCCTGACAAACAGTTCAGCAAGTTCACTCAAAAGGAAAGCTTTCTATATGGCAGGACAAGGAGAAATGGACTCCACTTATGGAAATTACAGCTATGGCCAACAGAGATCTACACAAAGTCCCATGTACAGAATGCCTGACAACAGCATTTCAAATGCAAACCGAGGAAACGGCTTTGACAGAAGTGCTGAACCATCGTCCTTAGCATTTAAGCCAACGAAACAGATAATGGCATCTGAACAGCAAAGGAAATTCAGCCAGTCCAGTAGGGCTCTGACACCCCCTTCTTACAGTACTACTAAAAATTCACTTGGGTCGAGAGCAAGTGAACCATTTGGGAAATACAGCTCCCCTGTAATGAATGAACATAATGATGAACATAGGCAGCTCCTTCCTCACCCAATGCAAGGCTCGGGACTTCGTGCAGCTACCTCATCTAACCACTCTGTGGATGAACAACTGAAGAATACTGATGCACACCTCATTGACCTTGTAACCAATGAGATTATCAACCAAGGACCTCCCGTAGACTGGAACGATATTGCTGGCCTAGATTTGGTAAAGGCTGTCATTAAAGAGGAGGTTTTATGGCCAGTATTGAGGTCAGATGCATTCAATGGGCTGACTGCTCTACCTCGGAGCATCCTTTTGTTTGGACCTCGGGGAACAGGCAAAACATTAATGGGCAGGTGTATAGCCAGCCAGCTGGGAGCCACTTTTTTCAAAATCTCTGGCTCTGGTCTTGTCACAAAGTGGTTAGGGGAAGGAGAGAAAATAGTTCATGCCTCTTTCCTTGTGGCAAGGTGTCGCCAGCCCTCAGTGATTTTTGTTAGTGACATTGATGTGCTACTTTCATCCCAAGTGAATGAAGAACATAGTCCAGTATGTCGGATGAGAACCGAGTTCCTTATGCAGCTGGACACTGTGCTCACTTCTGCTGAGGACCAAATAGTAGTAATTTGTGCCACCAGTAAACCGGAAGAAATAGATGAATCTCTTCGAAGGTACTTCATGAAACGACTTTTaatcccacttcctgacagcacAGCAAGGCACCAGATAATAGTACAACTGCTCTCACAGCACAATTACTGTCTCAATGACAAGGAGGTTGCACTGCTTGTCCAGCGTACGGAAGGCTTTTCTGGACTAGACGTTGCTCATTTGTGTCAGGAAGCGGTCGTTGGCCCACTCCACGCCATGCCAGCCACAGACCTTTCAGCCATTATGCCCAGCCAGTTGAGGCCCGTTACATATCAAGACTTTGAAAATGCTTTCTGCAAGATACAGCCTAGCATATCTCAAAAGGAGTTGGATACATATGTTGAATGGAACAAAATGTTTGGTTGCAGTCAGTGa